A stretch of Vibrio aphrogenes DNA encodes these proteins:
- a CDS encoding SMI1/KNR4 family protein, with the protein MNFDEFKKLTDKKKSINPVWFALDADEIKDNKYIKKIECKLNAKLPLGYVEFILIYGGGYFAFSNVFSLDEKSDWYILSKNRVYKDIAQNYVLFSENGSGDFYGFEIKDGECLSQVSFYDHECHSWNKTQYSNIFEYLEKYALMNGE; encoded by the coding sequence ATGAATTTTGATGAATTTAAGAAACTTACAGATAAAAAGAAATCAATCAATCCTGTTTGGTTTGCTTTAGATGCTGATGAAATTAAAGATAATAAATATATTAAAAAAATTGAGTGTAAGTTAAATGCTAAATTACCATTGGGTTATGTTGAATTTATTTTGATATATGGTGGGGGGTACTTTGCTTTTTCTAATGTTTTTTCATTGGATGAAAAGAGTGATTGGTATATTTTAAGTAAAAACAGAGTATATAAAGATATAGCTCAAAATTATGTTTTATTTTCAGAAAATGGAAGTGGTGATTTTTATGGTTTTGAAATAAAAGATGGAGAGTGTTTATCTCAAGTTAGTTTTTATGATCATGAATGCCATTCGTGGAACAAAACTCAATATTCTAATATATTTGAATACTTGGAAAAATATGCTCTTATGAATGGAGAGTAA
- a CDS encoding RDD family protein: MDGLINFACLMGLLYVTGWDAKLFADISLFDTKFIVLFVYGNACFVIFHGYLLYKNGQTLGKWVFDISIVANDGSRLSLTHILFKRYFPIMILGFIPIVGRFICWVDGLFIFRKNKRCLHDLIASSKVIQI, encoded by the coding sequence ATCGATGGGCTTATCAATTTTGCTTGTCTTATGGGGTTGTTATACGTTACTGGTTGGGATGCAAAATTATTCGCGGATATTAGTTTGTTCGATACCAAATTTATAGTGTTGTTCGTCTATGGTAATGCTTGTTTTGTCATTTTTCATGGGTACTTGTTGTATAAAAATGGCCAAACGTTGGGTAAGTGGGTTTTTGATATTTCTATCGTAGCAAATGATGGAAGTAGGTTGAGTCTTACCCATATTTTATTTAAGCGCTATTTTCCTATTATGATTTTAGGTTTTATACCCATTGTGGGGCGTTTTATATGTTGGGTAGATGGTTTGTTCATTTTTAGAAAAAATAAACGATGCCTTCATGATTTGATTGCGAGTTCTAAAGTTATTCAGATATAG
- a CDS encoding hemagglutinin repeat-containing protein, producing the protein MESNSTHYNNSVLAGDNVNITTSNDTTIKGGNVIANNGLNVDVGGDLTVESVQNRDTASNHGMSISAGVGSKDGNLSGANGGFNQSQGRSSQTDTVISSLVSNGEANINVKGNTDLTGSTIATLDENGNDSGKLALNTGSLTFTDLSDTSYSSHNNNGLNTSVGINSTGIDATNNSSTLNLDNGSHYSKDKTLATLGHGDIQIGDGTVLAPELNRDVHNQDKELFAVDRQQGNVDVTVDHRLLTEEGREQIKQDIKEVGKAWNDIATHVDVAIKQATTNLNNPEINAKLQGNAESALDLMIAKGVDPELAKVILSDPNIYNAAGQILEGAQEATNGQTSPETAQQSHQPGQPLELVITEGRNLSGGEKVLDGFAQTKDYLDTLPTEQAEAALVAISVLTLGPTKTILDAGKSTVADTVIGDTLKELNTGIAKHVVAGVEGVTVESHEKNLELESQYVENGWSTRFQEGAEFGVNLAGIGVGIGAAGKGVSNSVKYGPNDTPVRVEANWSINDMKQGLLGHPPKGLGSPDLHHADQMPGSGIHEILPVEHRGNKELHPNKFNQGVTPEMRDSDRKLHWWYRAREQGADKILPEWIYDNK; encoded by the coding sequence ATGGAGAGTAACAGCACTCACTACAACAACAGCGTGTTAGCTGGTGATAATGTCAATATCACCACCAGCAACGACACCACCATTAAAGGCGGTAATGTGATTGCGAATAATGGGTTGAATGTCGATGTCGGCGGCGATTTAACGGTTGAGTCTGTGCAAAACCGCGATACGGCCAGCAACCACGGTATGAGCATTAGCGCGGGAGTTGGCTCAAAAGACGGCAATCTTTCTGGTGCAAATGGTGGCTTTAACCAATCTCAAGGTCGCAGCAGCCAAACCGACACTGTCATCAGCAGTCTCGTGTCTAACGGTGAGGCCAACATTAATGTCAAAGGCAATACTGACTTAACCGGTAGCACCATTGCCACGCTTGATGAAAACGGCAATGACAGCGGCAAGCTTGCCCTAAACACAGGCAGCTTAACCTTCACTGACTTAAGTGACACTAGCTACAGCAGCCATAACAATAATGGCTTGAATACCTCAGTGGGCATTAACTCCACCGGCATTGATGCTACCAACAATAGCTCAACCTTGAACCTTGATAACGGCAGCCATTACAGCAAAGACAAAACGTTAGCCACATTAGGTCATGGGGATATTCAAATAGGCGATGGTACGGTTTTAGCGCCGGAGCTTAACCGCGATGTTCACAACCAAGACAAAGAACTGTTTGCGGTAGACCGCCAGCAAGGCAATGTGGATGTGACGGTTGACCATAGATTGTTGACGGAAGAAGGGCGTGAGCAGATAAAACAAGACATTAAAGAAGTTGGTAAAGCTTGGAATGACATCGCCACTCACGTGGATGTCGCGATTAAACAAGCGACAACCAATCTGAATAATCCAGAGATTAATGCCAAGCTGCAAGGCAATGCCGAAAGTGCATTGGATTTGATGATAGCGAAAGGTGTTGACCCTGAATTAGCGAAAGTAATACTCAGTGACCCGAATATTTATAATGCCGCAGGTCAAATATTAGAAGGTGCGCAAGAGGCCACAAATGGACAAACTTCACCTGAAACCGCTCAACAATCCCATCAACCGGGGCAACCGTTAGAGTTAGTTATTACAGAGGGTAGAAATCTCAGTGGCGGTGAAAAAGTGCTTGATGGTTTTGCGCAGACTAAGGATTACTTAGATACTCTGCCAACCGAGCAAGCGGAAGCGGCTTTGGTCGCCATTTCAGTATTAACTTTAGGTCCGACGAAAACCATTTTAGATGCAGGAAAATCAACGGTTGCGGATACCGTGATAGGCGATACATTAAAAGAGTTAAATACAGGTATAGCCAAACATGTTGTTGCAGGGGTTGAAGGGGTAACGGTTGAAAGCCATGAGAAGAATTTAGAACTAGAATCACAATATGTAGAAAATGGTTGGTCGACACGTTTTCAAGAGGGAGCAGAGTTTGGTGTTAACCTAGCAGGGATTGGTGTAGGAATTGGTGCTGCTGGTAAGGGGGTAAGCAATTCTGTAAAATATGGGCCAAATGATACTCCTGTTAGGGTTGAAGCTAATTGGTCGATAAATGATATGAAACAGGGATTATTAGGCCATCCACCAAAAGGGTTAGGGAGTCCTGATTTACATCATGCAGACCAAATGCCCGGTTCTGGCATTCATGAAATACTTCCGGTGGAACATCGAGGAAATAAAGAATTACATCCAAATAAATTCAATCAAGGAGTAACTCCTGAAATGCGAGATTCTGATCGTAAGTTGCATTGGTGGTATAGAGCTAGAGAGCAAGGGGCAGATAAAATATTGCCTGAATGGATTTATGATAATAAATAA
- a CDS encoding hemagglutinin repeat-containing protein, with product MESNSTHYNNSLLAGDNVNITTSNDTTSNDTTSNDTTIKGGNVIANNGLNVDVGGDLTVESVQNRDTASNHGMSISAGTSFGGDKASSNWHFPEGGDLSGGSAGFSQSQGRSSQTDTVISSLVSNGEANINVKGNTDLTGSTIATLDENGNDSGKLALNTGSLTFTDLSDTSYSSHNNNGLNTSVGINATGIDATNNSSTLNLDNGSHYSKDKTLATLGHGDIQIGDGTVLAPELNRDIHNQDKELFAVDRQQGHVDVTLDHRLLTEEGRQSIKEDFKRNDIVIDSIVDATKDDSGVSFVGNDDDKTRGIWETQVNKQEFFTATKNFVANPENAQYVQTLNDPNASLEQKQQAQQVLVNNIAAQMKVDPAVVLQAMTTDEKDAPTKGGYINGGDTLYVNGGLHDTIQDEANTVGHEMQHYLDDKAGTTADNDTAKQNLENFANTMGSATEDFLGFNYGNLTDTTFGGDINHTASTNAPGSGVLLDTNTQLFNQAKEQGELENRMPPNSLGVDWSNMDVGGIQAQADVAEIVKQADKESKEEMVEATKTYGPLAVGTACTVMSMGVCANAMAGVGFVIDAADYRSYESDDTLNPKAGKLVLDGILFQVSQEIENLPFVGGKAKIAGQVGAGLFGFMANGWADKAAEQEIEVKSESK from the coding sequence ATGGAGAGTAACAGCACTCACTATAACAACAGCCTGTTAGCCGGTGATAATGTCAATATCACCACCAGCAACGACACCACCAGCAACGACACCACCAGCAACGACACCACCATTAAAGGCGGTAATGTGATTGCGAATAATGGATTGAATGTCGATGTGGGTGGTGATTTAACGGTTGAATCTGTGCAAAACCGTGACACAGCCAGCAACCACGGCATGAGCATCAGTGCGGGCACCAGCTTTGGCGGTGATAAGGCAAGCTCAAATTGGCACTTTCCTGAAGGGGGTGATTTAAGTGGTGGTAGCGCAGGCTTTAGTCAATCTCAAGGTCGCAGCAGCCAAACCGACACTGTCATCAGTAGTCTCGTGTCTAACGGTGAGGCCAACATCAATGTTAAAGGTAATACCGACTTAACCGGTAGCACCATTGCCACACTGGATGAAAACGGCAATGACAGCGGCAAGCTTGCCCTAAATACAGGCAGCTTAACCTTCACTGACTTAAGTGACACCAGTTACAGCAGCCACAACAACAATGGCTTGAATACGTCAGTGGGCATTAACGCAACCGGCATTGATGCTACCAACAATAGCTCAACCTTGAACCTTGATAACGGCAGCCATTACAGCAAAGACAAAACGTTAGCCACATTAGGTCATGGCGATATTCAAATAGGCGATGGCACGGTTTTAGCCCCCGAGCTTAACCGCGATATTCACAACCAAGATAAAGAGCTGTTTGCGGTCGATAGGCAGCAAGGCCATGTGGATGTGACGCTTGACCATAGGTTGTTGACGGAAGAAGGGCGTCAAAGCATTAAAGAGGATTTTAAACGCAATGACATTGTGATTGATTCGATTGTGGATGCGACCAAAGATGACTCAGGCGTGTCTTTCGTTGGCAATGATGACGATAAAACCCGTGGTATATGGGAAACTCAGGTTAACAAACAAGAGTTCTTTACTGCGACTAAAAACTTTGTCGCTAACCCTGAGAATGCGCAATATGTGCAAACACTGAATGACCCTAATGCTAGTCTTGAGCAAAAACAACAAGCGCAACAGGTGCTAGTTAATAACATTGCGGCGCAAATGAAGGTTGACCCTGCGGTGGTACTGCAAGCGATGACAACCGATGAAAAGGATGCTCCAACCAAAGGCGGCTACATTAATGGCGGCGATACTTTGTACGTGAATGGTGGTTTACACGACACGATTCAAGATGAAGCTAATACCGTCGGCCATGAAATGCAGCACTACTTGGATGATAAAGCTGGTACAACCGCAGACAATGACACCGCTAAGCAAAATCTAGAGAACTTTGCCAATACCATGGGAAGTGCTACAGAAGACTTTCTGGGCTTTAACTACGGTAACTTAACTGATACTACCTTTGGTGGTGACATCAACCACACCGCCAGCACTAATGCACCGGGCAGTGGTGTGTTGCTAGATACCAACACTCAACTATTTAATCAGGCCAAAGAGCAGGGTGAGTTGGAGAATCGTATGCCTCCGAATTCGCTTGGTGTTGATTGGTCAAATATGGATGTTGGTGGTATTCAGGCGCAAGCGGATGTTGCAGAGATTGTAAAACAAGCTGATAAAGAATCAAAAGAAGAGATGGTTGAAGCGACAAAAACCTATGGTCCATTAGCTGTAGGTACTGCGTGTACCGTTATGTCTATGGGCGTTTGTGCAAATGCCATGGCTGGAGTGGGTTTTGTAATTGACGCTGCTGATTATAGGAGTTATGAATCAGATGATACTTTAAATCCAAAAGCCGGCAAGTTAGTTTTGGATGGAATCTTATTCCAAGTATCACAAGAAATAGAAAACCTCCCTTTTGTTGGAGGCAAGGCAAAGATTGCTGGGCAAGTTGGCGCAGGATTGTTTGGCTTTATGGCTAATGGATGGGCAGATAAAGCGGCAGAACAAGAAATAGAGGTTAAAAGTGAAAGTAAATAG